Genomic window (Podarcis muralis chromosome 9, rPodMur119.hap1.1, whole genome shotgun sequence):
TGACTTccacaaaagaattctgggaacggAAGTTTTATCTTGATCCTGTTGACATTTCCTATTTGTTTCAGTGTCGTTTTTTTTACCACTGTGGTCCTTCCGCAAGTGAAGACGGCCTTGCCTATGGCATTCCTGGTTTGAGGAGTATGGCAATGGTTAATAAGCCCAGTTGAAAATAATTAAATCTAAGAACAATGTAATTGCTGTCACAGTCCATTTTATGGCTGATATTGGATGAAAGGTGGCATTTTTGCCTACATAAGCAACAATGACTAAGGCTTCTGCTCACAACAAACCAAAACCCAATTTGTCTGAAACAAGAGGAGTGCCTTATACGCTTATTTAAGTTTGAATAGTCCCATCTATCCCACACTCAAGAATCATTTTCCCAAAGAGACTCATGTTGTTCTGGTCTCCCTGTACATCTCAACACACACTTAATTCCTAATTCCATGCACAACCATATAATATAGTGAGTCAGGATCTGAGTTCCAAATAATATTAGGTTTTATGCTCTGTTCATGCTGTGGAAAACATCTACTGCCCCAATGCCAAAGCAGTATTAGCAATTAGTAGTGGCTTTCTCGACCTAGTTAGATACAAACTATTTATGACAATAAGGCTGTGATAGAAGCATCCTTGGCTAACATATGAGAAAATAAATGGCAAGGTAAATTCACCTCTGCCACCAACTTGCTGCCAGATATTCCCACTGTGGACAGAAAGTAGATTTCTATTGATCCCCTCTGTTCTGCTTGTTACTTACCTAGTACATAGGTTGGTTTGTGAAACTGACTGTGCCTTTTATATCTGATGCCCTAGTCCTCCCATTAGTGCCAAAATTCCTCCCATATTTTCTTCTGCATTACTCTGAATTATTACAAGACAACTGCTCTTCGATATGTAGCATGGTTTGTCAGCTTACTTTCGGAAGAAAACAAATTGCtagtttaaaaaaaccctaagacaacaacaacaacaacagtggtatATTCTTCATTGTGACCAACCTGGTTTTAGGTAAGTAATTTATGGATTTGTCCATATTACTTTCAGTCATGGAGGCCAAAGTTCTTTCTAGTGatgtacatgcatgcatacatgagGAAGGTGCGCACACAGACCCACACTTTTTCCACGGCGGGGAGAAACTTTGGCCAGATCATTATGCAAACGAGCCCTTAATTACAGCTAATGTCTGTTggattgggggaaaggggggagtcCCTGCCTACCACACTTCCCACTACAGATAACCCAGGTCAGGCTCACATTATGCAGACGAGGAAATAGCTGTTGCATTTCTCAACTTCTGGTTTcagtttgttttcttcctttttcagcAGAAAACAACTCTGCCAGAGCCAGGCAGCGCATGGGTGTGGGGAGAGGCTCAGGGACCATAGCAGCTTGCAGCACCTTCAGATCTAGCACTAGGGGATTACTTGTCCTCTTATGCTTGGACTGGACCCCTGTGCCTGATCTGGAAGTAGGATGCCAATTCATGCCTGCATCCCAATATACATATCTGACTGGTGGAGCTCCATAGAACTACATTTGCTACAGAGCAGTCTTCTTCCTAAGACTGAACTCAGGTTGGGGCACAGCCTCTGAATGTCTGGGGAGAGAAGCTAACTGTGCCCTGTGCCAGTTAGCtgggtttctattattattttattattacatgtGGAGTCCCCATTTTCTCTTAAGgaattcaaggtggcatacacaaattcctcattttaccctcacagcaaccctgtgaagtagtttAGACTGAGAGACAATAACCGGTCCAATGAGCTTCctggctcagtggggatttgaacccctatCTCCCAGGTCTTAATCCCAACACATTAACCACTATGCCATCCTGGCTCTTGACAAGATGCCACGAACTCACTTCTCTCGGAGCTGTTCTACTGTGCGCTAAAACTGAGTGTGTTCCATGAAAAACGAGCAAAAAAATAAGGTGCCAAATAGATTGAATGGGGTAAACTTGTAAGCAACACTGctactcccctccccacccccaaaaaagtgtttgggtggtggggaggagCGAGACAGACAATAAGCAATTttcttttgaatacagtggtacctctggttatgaataggttccggaggtccgttctaaacccgaaacctttcttaacctgaggtgcacttttgctaatggggcctcccgctgccaccgcacgatttccatttgcatcctggggcaaagttctcaacccgaggtactacttgtgggttagtggagttcgtaacccgaagcgtttgtaacccgaggtaccactgtatatctgccAAGAGAATTGTAAAAACAAGGAAAGCCAGACTCCCTACATAGGAACAAAAAGCACCGTGACCCCCCCCTTTAAGTGAATCTCTGCATGCATCCGCCTAAGATGGGGCTCTGGATTCACTTTCATctgctgttatttattgtttgatgtGATAAATCATGGGATTTGAACCATGATGTAGTtgagatagctcagttagtagagcacCGGACTCCCgacctcagggtcatgggtttgaaccccatgttgggcagaagattcctgcattgcattgagttggactagatgatcctcaggatcctatccaagtctacaattctgtgattctctgaaCCTTCCGTAAGCAAACAGGGAGATAAAATAGATGCCCACTACACTTGGAACATGAAGATAATTTTCCTCACCACCACCAGAATGAAGCAGCTCAGTGCTAACTTGTGTTGTTTTTGAAATCTGAACTGGAGAAAACTAGAACAGGCCTCTCCTTTCCTGTGGATGAAACGCTGCTAGCCTGAGGTGTAGGCTCCGATTTCAGTTTAAGATTTCTTGTGAAGTTCCTAGCATCTCACCTACATACCTTGCCTGATCCTTTTGATATATATTTCAGGCAGCTTGCCGATTTGGAATCGTGTCTAAACTTTTGTTGGGTTGGGTTTTAATTTCACGGTAATTGCTGCAGACAATTCAAAGGATGTTATGGTGCACAACcaacattgtgtgtgtgcgtgcaagaGACAGGCCTGGAAAGTTACACCATGGAGGAAGTTACATATGTAATTCTGTTACTACCAATAAAATATTCATTCTACATCGCACCTTTGTGAATTTTGCATGTCTCCAGCTTGATACACCATGGCTCACAATTAGGACATAGCCTGAACGAAGGAAGTCATAGCAATAACGTTTTGTTACATGTttaaagaaaaagggagagaatgCGGGGGGCGGGGTGGGCGGGCGATGTTCCTAGGTGCTAGTGGATCCCATTGTGGATGCTAGGCTAAAAGGCAACAAAGATCAGGTTAGACAATTCCATCTTGAACATTTCAAAATATCTTAATTCATTATTGTAGACATCTGGCTATAATAGACCACTTTTAAAACTGCACTTCTGTTATAGCGTTGCACCATTACGCCTACAAGAATATCCTATGCTTGGCAAATCTGTAAAGTATAAGGTGAAGGATTATTTCTGTGAATTCTCCCATCCCCagctcccaccccagccccctGGCCATGCTATATCTTGCACCACGCCATGAACATAAATTCTGTTCCACTCACACAATAAGTTAGGATCCAGGCCAATGGTTCTGAAGCCTCTGGACAGAAAGCTTGAAAGAGCAAGAAAAAACCCCAGTCTTTTCACCCCCTGTCTTACATTGCTCTTCCCTTAACCATGCACTGCTCAGCTTCAAGGTCTGGAAAATGGTTCCTTGCATATGCTTAGGTTATTAATTACAGCTTTTGTTTCTGGGCCTTTGGATCTACTTAAATCTTTTGTTTTAGGATCATGTGCAGTAGCTGACAGCAGGGAGTCTTTGCAAAACAAACCTGGCCCACAGTATCTTCCCTCCCCGCAAACATCCTCTTGTGAAAGTTTGCATGTAACATTGAGGACAAAAGTTAGCCTGACTAATGGTGCTACTGCCAAATATTAGGTGTGCCGTTATACAGATCTAGCCGATTCCAGGATTTCTGTTAAGCTGCACTATACATGAGTTGTTCCTGGTCTCACCCCAATGTGtccccctcctttccttttctctgccAAGCAACAGCTGCACAGAGTATTATCTTACTACACATCTGGCTTTTACTTGCAGAGCAGAACCATATATCTGCACGCCACCCCAATTTCCAAGCAGTGCAAGGTTCCAAACACTTACCCAGagcttgtgtttccttttgggaatgcgGCACAGCGGAAACCAGGGTGTCtgtatgatatatggcttattcacacatatatacatcctgagcctatgatggaggggttcacagcactaACACCCCAaaggggtcttgtttctcccatagccttgCATACtagcagaaatcagccatggcacactctctgtgtgtgtgttcctttcccAGCCTGCAATCTCATCtctctaggtcacatcacagccCCAAAACTCTGCTTCAAACTTTGTCTTCTCTGACACAAAGCCCCCTCTCCTTgctttcttaatggctcatcaccccaAGCAATTACCCCATCAGGACCCTAGCCTGGATTCTATTTTAACACTTACAGAATCCAGGGGTTCAGTGTCTGGCACCCAGTTTAACActccaagccttgattaaattctacaCACACTGGCACCCTCAAActcaaaatataccgtattttttgctctataagactcaatttttcccctcctaaaaagtaagggggaatgtgtgtgcatcttatggagcgaatgcaggctgcgcagctatcccagaagccagaacagcaagagggattgctgctttcactgcgcagcaatccctcttgctgttctggtttctgagattcagaatattttttttcttgttttcctcctccaaaaactaggtgcgtcttgtggtctggtgcatcttatagagcgaaaaatacggtagatctaCATGCGCACATACACAGGCCTCTTCCAGAATATTTTGTGTTGGGTGGGGGATTTCAATTGCATACTGGCAAACTCAAGttctgcaattaaagtggatcttGCATTCTTGCACATATATATCCCTCCTTGAGACTTTTTTTTAGTAGAGAAGGTGACGGGGAAATGTCCTGGAAAGTGCAATTGTTCGATGCAACATCATAttgcctccccacaaacaaatcaaaatgaatgctctATAAATAGCACACCTTCCCATAAACTTTCTGCAAGCATCAAAGGGTGAATGCTCTATAAAGAGATCTGGAAGTGATCACGCATGATGCAAGCATATATGTAATTAGTAAAAAGGGTTACCTAAGCAGTAAAAAGGGTTACCTTTGACCCTTGACTTTAAAAGAAACAAGAACACTACTCTATAAAGTCATtgacatttatttcttttttttacgtTTCCCAGTATCAAAGTGGTCATGCACTAGAAAGAAAGCAAATCCAGTTgtaactgctgctgttgttgagcAAAGGGTGCAAATTTGCCATTCCAGGAATTCGCACCTGGAAGGCACTTCAAGTAAGGGTCTTGAGTTCAGCTTGCTATAGAGACATGGTGCCTTCTGTACGACTGACAGCAGAACCTCAGCCAGATGCAGCAATCTGATTCCACAGTACTTTTCACACCTTGCCAGAGTTAAAGGTTGCCAGAAGGTGGCTTTCAGCTCTGGTTTTAGAAAATGACTATTGGACGCTTGTCtttgttgtaaaaaaaataaCTCTTATGTCTACCCAAGGAACATTAAAAGACTTATTGTAGAAATCAGATCTGAGTGTGCAGGGAAGACTCAGACTCTATCTTCCAAGACCAAAATGGAGGAAAATAATGCATGTCTGAGCCTTTTGCTCCCTCTGGTGAAACATCGCAGTAAAGCTATAAAGTGCATATTTTTTAgcattctgtttctctttcccaACAGATGGCAGCTCTAAGTATACTATGCCAATGTTATTACCCTTGAGTATTTGTAGTGGAAATCAAAGCTAGGGATAAGGGAAAGTTCCATTTTAAAACTTTCCCCTTAAAATAATATGATTAGCAATGTGATGCAGGGGGCTCTCTTATGCTATTTGACACTCCTGTACTCCTCCATACAACAGTTTTAAAAGCACTGTTTTTGCCACAAGCGATAAAAATGCAGATAACACAGCTTTTCACACTCACCTGATCTGCAtctctggtgttttgtttttacaaagctGTCAGCAAAAAAACTGCGAGCATTACAAACCagcaccctttttttaaaaaaaacaacaaactggGTGTACTGGAGTATTTGTGAGCAGTTTTGTTGAGGTAGTACAATGCCCTCTATAGTTTTCAAAGGAATTGCAGCATCTTATGAAGCAGTGACTTCATCACCACTGGGTCTCAAGGGTTGGAGAAAACCCCAATTTCTTTCTAACCCATGCCCAAcgttgctctttaaaaaaaaaaccccaaaaactccATGCAATATCCATGGGTATGGAGAAACTGAGTATGGAAAAAAGGGTTTCCTAAATGACATATGTATGGATATGCGAAATCTTTAAAGTAATATACTCCCCACACTTGTGAAATTGGAGGCAACATTCTAAGGTTCATGTGCAGCTCTTGACTCAACTTTTGCTAGTATCTAGTTTTTTGAGTCGTAAAACTTGTGTATCCTCTGGAacttcagcaaccctttcgtttTACAGAACACACATATATGCGTGATTGCCAGCAACtgtaaaagctttaaaaaatactCCGTTATTCATCCCAGCAGGATCACACATCCTTCATCCAATAGCAGCCATTTCCTGctgccctcctctcctctcctctgcaaGTATATTCATAAGAAGCCAAAAAGACTCCAACAGTTCTTCCTGGATACAGTTCAACCCATTAGGTCAAAGAGGCCGATGTATTGCTCTGAAGCTACTACTTTCGCTGGGTTGTTGTCGCTGTTTTAACGTTATAACGTGTAGATGGGGAAAGGATGGCGGACAATATGAATCTTTGCAATGCCAGACCAGCCAGATTAGTATCTAATACATGGACAAACTTTGATGAACTTTCTTTGTTCCATGTGCAAAATCCACAACTGTCCACTGCACCATTACAATATTTGTATTTTGGGCCCTTTCCTCACTGTTTTAAGCATTCAGGATAGGAAAAGAAACATCACTCTCCCTGGATGGTCCCAAAGACTGCACATCTGTTGCCAGAACATAACTGCCTTTGGCTACTGGAAAAGCCATTGGGAGCTATGACCATCAGTTGTGAAGTCTATGAACTTTCTCTTGATTATTTACTGCTGGGATTGGTCTTCTGGCATGTCTTTCTGCTGAGACCACCGTATAAACTTCCAGTGACACTTCATGGAGCCACCCTAAATGCTTTCTCACGCCCTGCTGGCATTTGTCTCTTTGAACCAGGCCACTGATCTACTCCACTTGTGGCTGCAGTCATCCAAAATTCCTGTGTGAAGGACGAAGGAACACCTGGATGCTGATTTAATGTAACTATATTCTCCTCTACTTGGGTTGCTGTTTTAGCAGGACCTACAATGCATTCCACATGGGATTTCAAACAACTGTATGCCACTATAGGGCACTGTGATTTCTTGGAAGCCTGGAGTTCCGATTTAGGTATTCCCTGACACTTCCCTATATTGGTGAAGTTGCTTTCCCTCCACCTTCTTCATCGCCCATGTCAGTCTTGTGAAGGAGTTTGGGTCCTGTCAGGCCAATGATCAGAGCCCCAGTTGGAGCTGTGAACAGGATTGCCAGGAAAGCTATTGTCAAGATGGTCAGGCCATAATGTTCTAGGACTGGATCCTTCAGCTCTCGGGCTGTATCTAAACCAACAGAACCAATTGCAGCCTgcagggaagagggggggggaggacattGAATTGGATCATATGTTATATTCACAGAAGGAAAGTTTCCTGGCCGCGTGTCCCCCTCTCTGAAGCTACCTGCACcccacaaagaagcctttctggAGAATAAGAGGGGGCCTTCCTGAACAGACAGTGCTGCTGCGGTTGCGAGGGAAAGGAAACCCCTTTCGCTCCATAAACTTCATTAACTAATTAATATTAGTCCAAGCAGGATTCTTTCATTTGGCCAGTTCAGGACTTACAGGAGCCAGATTTGAAGAGCCTTACAATCACAGTTCACTGTGGCCTTTCTTAAATTTGGAGACCCTGGGGCTCAATCCAGCTTGTGGTGAAATGATAATCAGCTTCTGACTTGCAAAATGGGAGGACAGGGCTGTCGCTGCTGTATGGGTCAAGTTATCAACATTGTTACCATTATAATCCACTGGGTTGCTGAATTTGTGTATTAGGAAGCAAAATGGCATCTCCCCAAAGTAAAAACAATGCTTTTGGGGTCCACAGAAGGGAATGCATTTTTCAGTTAAAAGGGGCTTCTGTTAGTGAGATCAATTTTGAGGGCAAATCTGCATGCATGGGGAAAGTGATCTCCTAAGAGAGCTGTGACAGAAAACACTTCAGACAGAGGAAGAAATTTACCTATGGAGTAAGGAAGCTGATTATCAGGTTGCTTGCAAGAGTCAAAAGCAATACGCCTTTCCCACCTAGAGTAGCGCACCATGGCGGGTGATTTAGCATCTTTTCAGCAGAAGAAACAGGGTCTCCTATATAGGCATACTCTACCTGGACAGTTGCTTTGGGGATCCATGCCAGCGCGATAAATGTTTTCTCTTTGAAGTTCAAGCCAGCAAAACTCACCAACAGGAACGTAGCAGTAACCCGTATCATGAGAGCCAAACACATTGTGATCATACAATACCCTGTAGGCAGAGGGATACATACTTCATTATtcctctcgggggggggggatcagcccTCATCCTCTTATTAGGAACAAAAGTCAAAAGCAGGGGTGATGCGTCAGCAGCAAGGTGGCCAACTGAGATggtggggagcagttgcaagaTGTTAGGGAATAGAACTGTGTAGGCCATTTGGACTTGTCTGTGTCCCCTAAGCTAGCCAGGGGCTCTCACACCCTGGAGGGACACTGACCTGTCACCTGTGCTAAAAGAAGATTCAGCTGCTTGTGTGGTTCAGCTTCTGCACATGGTATTGGAGAGTGCCACCGTTGTGTTGCACCAGCCTGGAgctgtgttatgtactaagcttggatcccaGAACAACAGGCAAGTAGTATCCTAGAATGCAGCAACTggttggcttgcaggaaaagaccaatcaggctccaggaggaagttaatcagcctattaggttGGTAGGATGGTAGAATGCAtggaaagaccaatcaggctccaggagggaagcagaatcagccaatcagacaggactcattgtataaataatgtatataaaagcttgAGGTTTGGgaggcaattcaatcactgtttcacaagctgcaataaagagcatgaaatcactacaggattTAAGCTGCCACAGTGAAAAATGGGCAAGAAGCCTCTACAGCCTGCCATCTTCTGCTGTGGCTCACACAAGCAGCAGGGGCTTGGATGCAGCAGTTGaccctctgctctcttctctccGGGGCAATCCTCTACTTATGGAAATGCATGCTTGTTCAGCTTTGGAGGAGATGCTCCATTAGCTGTcctctaagggacgcaggtggcgctgtggtctaaaccattgagcctcttgggcttgccgatagggtcagtggttcaaatccccgcaatggggtgagttcacgttgctcagtcccagctcctgccaacctagcagttcaaaagcacgtcagagtgcaagtagataaataggtaccgctccagcaggaaggtaaacagcatttccgtgtgctgctctggtttcgccagaagcggcttagtcatgctggccacatgacccagaaaaactgtctgcggacaaatgtcagctccctcggccagtaaagcgagatgagcgccccaaccccagagtcgtctgtgactggacttaagtgtcaggggtcctttacctttttaagggacTATAGCCCCACTCATCAGTGcgtaggagccaattcctagaggCTGAggccctaataaaatatttgagggggccgggccccCCACAACTTGATggccattgtcattcaaatgatttgtgtgtgtgtgttgcatcatgtgatcgattatgcaggatGGGACTTACCTGCCCCTTCCCCCGCAATgtcttattcaagttggcacccctgccagcaCAGGTTAGCCGACTTACCAACCATTTTTGGTCCAAGAGAGACAACGGATATTTCAGCTCCGATTAAACCAAACAGAAAGGGTTGGAAAAATTGCCAGGCAATTCTAACAATCTCTTCCACTGCTTTCTGCAAAACGAAGAGTGAACACAAAGTGTTACAAGAACTagtattattcttttttattagatttttaaaatataacaatTTTTAATGTAACAAGCAATTACATAGCATAATATATTATTCTGCAGCATGTTGGTTGGTCCTGATCAATTCAGGTGCTGACCAGCCGTGGATTCTGGAATTCTTTCTCCCACAAACTAGCCGTGTAATTAATCAATGTGTCCAACATTAATTTTGTTTAAGAGACCACTTTTCAATTTGTATCCATTTTCCCCAAACTTCTGGAAATTTTAAACTTCTATTCAGTTGAAGCTTTGAATAACTAGCTTATTGTGTAGTTGTAGTTGTTGTCATTCATAGTATTACATTTCTCTCTTGCCCTTGATgctaaaggagcccagggtgctACTGTAAAGCAGTCCAACTTGAGTTCTCTCCTTCACATAAATCTGTTCCTGAGTTCTCGGCTTTAAacggcctctgtccagtatacctgaaggagcgtctccaccccatcgttcggcccggacgctgaggtccagcgccaagggccttctggcggttccctcattgtgagaagcaaagctacagggaaccaggcagagggccttctcggtagtggcgcctgccctatggaacgtcctcccatcagatgtcaaagagataaacaactacctgacattcagaagacatttgaaggcagccctgttcagggaagcttttaatgtgtgatattttaatgtatttttaatctttgttggaagccgcccagagtggctggggaaacccagccagatgggcggggtaaaaataaaaaattattattattattatcatgtttGCGAAAACAGTagtgcttggtgtgctctggtccatggggtcacgaagagtcgggcacgattaaacaactaaacaacaacattatgttTGCAGAATGCTCACCTTCTCCACAGACCATCTCAGCCCAGCCAGAAATGACAAGACAATTGTGCAGAGGCCTCCAGATCCAGGAAAGCCAAAATGCTTGCAGCTCAAAAGAGTAAACGCAGAGAGACCCAACAGAAAGAATGCTCTCTTCCACACAACATATGCCTAAGAccagggaagaaaagagaaagtatatttaaaatattactATAGCATTACTAAGAAACTGCCCTAAATTGATGGAATCATAATGTTAATTTAAAATCTACAAATGAGTCCTCTGTTTAGGACAAGATCAGCAATGGCAGAAAGATCCTCATCCCCCTAACAGAGCCACAAAGGTAAAAACTTCTCCTGCATGTACAGCAGGTTTAAATCTGAAGGGGAACAAATTACCCCAGTCTGGGCCCACCAAACGTTTAGAGTCGGTGGGCATCTTTGGGATTTTGAGAAAGTACCAGGGGCACCAGTTGCAAAAGGCTCGAATGGGggcgtggcataacacaaaatggctgccacacccAAAAGAACAGGAAAAGAGATAAGACCACAAAACGCCATGGGCACACTGCCCCATCAATGATGGGAAAATACACTTTCATCATTCCCTGCTGCTCTGTTTAAAACAGAAGGGAGTGAGAAAGGGTATCCCATCCTGGCATCCATTAAAACGTGGTGACAGGAGTGaggcagcagtaaatcacactgagcaagttGGAATTACagtaactctttattagcaaaaacaggaccTTCACAatagtgtcaggcctaatgagcacagcaactcatctctggtgggtcttgcccccatgaagcagttgctgagactgaagatCCCTGCCtaggtcccctcctctccagagtttccccaagcaatctgagacgaTGCCTGAGTGAAGCTAAgttctcctctg
Coding sequences:
- the LOC114603894 gene encoding sodium/hydrogen exchanger 9B2-like isoform X2, giving the protein MESIRIPGFPPLPRLFGMLLAGFLIRNVPYTSKLVQINVKWGATMRNIALSIILALAGLGLDPQALNKLKAICFRLSFGPCLTEACAAAVLSHYIMNLPWEWGFMLGFVLGAVSPAIVVLSLLMLQSRGYGVDKGIPTLVIAAASLDDIVAITGFNTFLGMAFSTGSVFKSILRGLIEVVIGAGAGGLLGIFIWYFPSKDQAYVVWKRAFFLLGLSAFTLLSCKHFGFPGSGGLCTIVLSFLAGLRWSVEKKAVEEIVRIAWQFFQPFLFGLIGAEISVVSLGPKMVGYCMITMCLALMIRVTATFLLVSFAGLNFKEKTFIALAWIPKATVQAAIGSVGLDTARELKDPVLEHYGLTILTIAFLAILFTAPTGALIIGLTGPKLLHKTDMGDEEGGGKATSPI